From the genome of Caminicella sporogenes DSM 14501:
AATATTGAAATATTAAACTTAAAAAGAGATATAGATAATAAAACTTCAATAATAATAAGTTTAAAAAATGCTTTGTATTCAAAAAAAACTCAAGAGGTAAGGGAAGTTAAACCTTCTGAATATAATAGTATTTTATTAGAATCTTTACAATGGATTGAAAAAATAGCCTTTGATGGTCGAAAATATCCTGAAATATTATTTAAAAATGATGAAGAAAAAGATGTTTTGAAGAAAATTCTTGAATCAAAAATTATACCTAGTTATGATAATGAAATTTTATTATCAATTGATTTGTCAGACAAAAAGAATCAATATTATTATATTGAATGTTTGGTATATAGAAGAGTTAATCTTCATTTAGAAAAAGGTGGAGACTTTATAACTCGAAAATATGTTGTTAAAAAAACACAAAAAGGATTTGAATTTGTTGAATAAAATTTTTTGATGTCACGGGGACATTTCGTTTGTCATAAGTCTTTTATATAATTTAAAGCCCAGTGGTTTTGAAGTCGATTGGCTAGTAAAATTTTTACAGATTTTCTAATATTTTAAGATTTTTTTTATAAATCATTCCCTAAATTTTACTTCATAAGAGTATTCTAGATAAGTTTTCGGTTTTAATTTGTTTTAGTTTTTCCATCGAAAGAATTTTAAAAAATGCAAATGGCAAGTTTGTCTAATGACATAAGTTAACATTGCATAGTCATATAAATAGTAAATAGGGGGGTAAATTTGAAAAGAATATGTATTTGGAAAGTTATATTTTTTGTGTTTTTATTTATATTAATAATTAGTGTAAATATACTATTCAATAAATATGGGATAGTACGAAGTTCAATATCAAGGATATGGTTAGATAAAGAATATAGTCTTTGGGAAGAAAAGAATATGAGACAAAATCGAGATTATAAAAATTTAGCTATTTTTATTGATATAAATGCTAAAACACTTGAGGTTATAAATTTAGATGACAATAATGTTATAAAAAAGTACATAATAGCTAGTGGAAAACCTAGTACTCCATCTCCAATTGGAAATTTTATTATAATAAATAAGAGAAAATGGGGAGGGGGATTTGGAACTAGATGGATGGGACTAAATGTACCTTGGGGTAAGTACGGAATACATGGTACAAATAGACCAGAAAGTATAGGTTTTGCAGCTTCCCATGGATGCATAAGAATGAAAAACAAAGATATAGAAGAACTTTATAAAATAATTAAAGTAGGTACACCAGTAACTATATGGGGTGGAATTTTTGGACCTTTTGGTAATGGTTTTAGAATATTAAAACCCGGTGATAGAGGTTCTGATGTCTATGAAGTTCAAAAGAGAATGAAATTGCAAGGTTATTATCCTCTATGGGTTGATGGCATATATGGTGAAGGAATGAAGAAATATGTAATAAAGTTTAGAAAAGACAAAAAATTGAGATTGACTCATAACATAGATTATAGTTTTTATAGGGCTTTGGGAATTAAATTGATGGAATGATTTTAATTATATTTATAAAGAAAAAACACAAAGGGCGGTTCTTTTGTGTTGTAATCGTATTAAAACTATGGCCTGTAAAAGTTGGATTGTCAACCTTTTTTAGGACACTTTTTTGTCGGACATTAGTATTCTATACTCCACAGGTGTAAGGTAATTTAATGCTCCATGAATCCTGTGGTTATTATACCAGTTCACATAATCAAATAATAGGTATTCAAGCTCTTCAAAACTTTGAAATATTCTATTAAAAGCAAATTCTGTTTTAGTAACCTTAAATGTAGCTTCTGCCACTGCATTATCATAGGGACAGCCTTTTTTACTTAGTGAACGATTAATATTAAATGTAGTTAATAAGTCATCTATAATCTTATTTTTAAATTCATTACCCCTATCAGTATGCAATATTTTAATTTCTTCTAGCGGTCTTTCAATCTTTGTAAATGCTTTGTAAACAAGGTTTGCATCTTTATTCTTACCAGCAGCATAACCAATAATTTCACGATTATATAAATCTAATAATATACATACATAATTCCATTTACCATTGACATTTATATAAGTTAAATCGCTTATTACAATTTCTAAGATTTTATCTGTATTAAACTGTCTATTAACAATATTGTCAGCTTTTTCTTCATTACATTTTGAAGGATATACCTTATACTGTTTAACTGTATAATTAGATACTAGTCCATATTTTTGCATAATACGACTAATTCTTCTTCTAGATACCTGATATCCATCTTTTTTTAATTCATGCTTGATTTTTCTTGTNNNNNNNNNNNNNNNNNNNNNNNNNNNNNNNNNNNNNNNNNNNNNNNNNNNNNNNNNNNNNNNNNNNNNNNNNNNNNNNNNNNNNNNNNNNNNNNNNNNNNNNNNNNNNNNNNNNNNNNNNNNNNNNNNNNNNNNNNNNNNNNNNNNNNNNNNNNNNNNNNNNNNNNNNNNNNNNNNNNNNNNNNTCATTTTCTTCTTGGCTTCTATTGTCCTTTGCTTTAAAGGAGCCTGATGTTGTATAGTCTTTAACCCACTTATTCACAGTCGATCTAGCAATGTTATATTCTTTTACTATTTCACTTGGACTTTTGCCACCCTTGATTAATTTAACTATCTGCTTTTTAAATTCTTCTTTGTATCTTTTTGGCCTATTAGACATGATTAACCTCCAAATTAAGTTTATTTATTATATCATGTCTGTGTTTTTTCTGTCTAATTAAGTGTAACCTATCCATATTTATAATTTATATAACATAAACATAGTTTTTACTTCTGTATTATTTATTTTGTTTGTTTTTATAATTTTTGTTTAACACAAAGAAAGTAAAAATTTATGTTATTTTTATTTTTTGTAGTTAAAATTAATTTATATAGATATATCCAAAGATTACAAACAAATATAATTATATTACATTTTAAATACATCAAATTAATTTTTGAAAATGTGTGAACTATAAGTAATTAATGATGATTTACTTATTTTTAACATTTGCATAATGTGTTTTTAACAGAAGAGGTATATTTTTAATAGTGTCATCAAATAAAATTAGATTTTAATTGGAGGTGAATAGTTTGCTCGAGTTAAGAGATATAAAAAAACAATTTGAAGGGAAGATGATTTTAGATGGAATAAATTTGAAGATGCAAAGAGGCGAAATTGTTTCAGTATTAGGACCTAGTGGAAGCGGAAAAACTACACTTTTAAACATAATATTAGGGCTTGTACCTATGGACAGTGGTAGTGTAATATTTGACGGTGTGGATGTAAGTAATATTCCTATGAAAGACAGGGGATTTAACATAGTTTTTCAAGATTATGCTCTTTTCCCAAATCTAAATGCTTATCAAAACATAATATATGGACTTAAGAATAGATCTAATCTTATAAGTAAGGAAGAAGTTAAGGAGATAATAGATTTTTTAGAGCTTTCATTTCATCTTACAAAGAGAATAGACCAACTTTCAGGAGGACAAAAACAAAGGGTAGCACTTGCAAGGACTCTTGTTACAAAACCTAAAGTTTTGCTTTTAGATGAACCTTTAAGTGCACTTGATGGAGTGATAAAGGAAACAATAAAAGAGAAAATAAAAGAAATAACAAAGCAGTATAACCTTATAACTATAATAGTAACTCATGATCCTGAAGAAGCACTTACTATGTCTGACAAAGTACTTATAATAAACAAAGGGAAAATATCACAGTATGCAAGACCTAAAGATGTTATAAATAGGCCTGCAAATAATTTTGTCGAAGAGTTTATATTACATCAACTTAAAGTGAAAAAAGAAAATATATATAATCTATTTGGAGAGTGTTATGCATAAGGTAAAAAAAGAAATATGGATTATATTTATAGTACTTTCGATATTCTTTTTGCTATTTCTTTTTATTCCTCTTGTTATGCTTTTTCTGCGTTCGTTTAGGATAGAAAAGGGGTTTGGGTTCTCAAATTACATTTCAATAATAAGAGAAAAAGAAGTAATACTTGCAATATTAAACAGTATAAAAATTTCGTTTACTACGGCCATCATAACAACTATTTTAGCATTTATTATGGCTTATACTGTAAATTGCACTAACATATCCAAAAGAGTAAAACAAATTCTAAACGTAGGAATATTAGTTCCAATGTTTTTTCCGACAATAACTTATGGATTTGCTATAATATATTCATTTGGAAAACAAGGACTTTTGACGAAGTTTTTTGGGAAAGAATTTATCCATATTTATGGATTTAAAGGTCTTTTAATAGGATATGTGATATACACTTTGCCAATGGTGTTTTTGCTTATAAATAACTCATTTGAATATATAGATAAAAGATTTATAATTATTTCGAAATTAATGGGAGATAAAACTATCAGAAG
Proteins encoded in this window:
- a CDS encoding helix-turn-helix domain-containing protein produces the protein MSNRPKRYKEEFKKQIVKLIKGGKSPSEIVKEYNIARSTVNKWVKDYTTSGSFKAKDNRSQEEN
- a CDS encoding L,D-transpeptidase family protein, with the protein product MKRICIWKVIFFVFLFILIISVNILFNKYGIVRSSISRIWLDKEYSLWEEKNMRQNRDYKNLAIFIDINAKTLEVINLDDNNVIKKYIIASGKPSTPSPIGNFIIINKRKWGGGFGTRWMGLNVPWGKYGIHGTNRPESIGFAASHGCIRMKNKDIEELYKIIKVGTPVTIWGGIFGPFGNGFRILKPGDRGSDVYEVQKRMKLQGYYPLWVDGIYGEGMKKYVIKFRKDKKLRLTHNIDYSFYRALGIKLME
- a CDS encoding IS3 family transposase, producing TRKIKHELKKDGYQVSRRRISRIMQKYGLVSNYTVKQYKVYPSKCNEEKADNIVNRQFNTDKILEIVISDLTYINVNGKWNYVCILLDLYNREIIGYAAGKNKDANLVYKAFTKIERPLEEIKILHTDRGNEFKNKIIDDLLTTFNINRSLSKKGCPYDNAVAEATFKVTKTEFAFNRIFQSFEELEYLLFDYVNWYNNHRIHGALNYLTPVEYRILMSDKKVS